Proteins from one Drosophila gunungcola strain Sukarami chromosome 3R, Dgunungcola_SK_2, whole genome shotgun sequence genomic window:
- the LOC128266448 gene encoding ankyrin repeat and sterile alpha motif domain-containing protein 1B isoform X3 → MGKDQHLLEASRGGDIKTVDKLLDHPSKRHGPLSSFRRSPSINCQDMNGYTSLHHACLNGHGDIVRLLLAHHALLDVPDIRGSTPLFLAAWAGHQDIVKMLLMHTPTGANPNAQTIENETPLHSGAQHGHNAVVAILLSYGADPAIRNNSFQTALDLAAQFGRLQVVQTLLRVCPDLILPYKRLGSDDEEEELLGCLPIKHIFTHTCLHLASRNGHKKVVETLLAAGVDVNILTHAGSALHEAALCGKKSVVVTLLRAGIYVHATDGNGRTALDILSDYPPHVTYDIVAAINEFTQAARERQKPVAVENGTQSLPKRLFEKNSQRQKLPPRQRNSLDVFAKAPENYLQMKPIVQQKSCDELNATDLWANYKPVYKQHILPSFRTCSDFSNESVPSRSYEYINLVKNGSTSDENSASTSSNSAVRQQAVASYVEMTLPSPPVPKPRTRINGEYNDYANLVPIDEGSCVAAVPVDNNNNSNGNANGIGKKLRSVRHSPTPDYPPPTVTEAEHTIFNFIRPVTLRKNSFLETGESQRTTTTSVNSDQVEEYVADNPFAGLFKGSTLNLSADAVDGKVSMPIDREFLRSPSMVRSAHAQNHRRSLSRQRFSALGEDFSASRVWAEIDTIFENIGNEVSTVEQKEVDEVLDDPPTRSLEDSRQSLYIRDPAELLLGRKQSSTSNWCHSPYKLIHGEIRYSLFYLGSTVIRKLQGTLSTRKSIQKLKIDENMKSAASVSDFSLLENCTTSTKYLKAANLQTRLNVDIAVSCIGVKFIDHEKKTAICCHDIENINCVCQDSEDLRYFAYITKEQDLHYCHVFMVDSLELAKEIILTLGQAFEVAYQLALSRQGTPLN, encoded by the exons ATGGGCAAGGATCAACATTTGCTGGAGGCATCCCGTGGGGGCGACATCAAGACGGTGGACAAACTGCTGGATCACCCGAGCAAGCGACATGGCCCCTTGTCCAG CTTTCGGCGCAGCCCCAGCATAAACTGTCAGGACATGAATGGCTACACCTCTCTGCACCATGCCTGCCTAAATGGCCATGGGGACATTGTGCGACTACTCCTCGCCCACCATGCCCTGCTGGATGTCCCCGATATTCGCGGATCCACGCCCCTTTTTCTGGCCGCCTGGGCGGGGCACCAGGACATTGTCAAGATGCTGCTGATGCACACGCCCACGGGCGCGAATCCCAATGCCCAAACCATCGAAAACGAGACACCGTTGCATTCGGGTGCCCAGCATGGACACAATGCCGTGGTAGCCATCCTGCTGTCCTACGGTGCAGATCCCGCCATACGCAACAATAGCTTTCAAACGGCCCTGGACTTGGCCGCCCAATTTGGCCGCCTGCAAGTGGTTCAAACTCTGCTACGCGTTTGTCCTGACCTCATATTGCCTTACAAACGTTTGGGGTCGGACGACGAGGAAGAGGAGCTTCTGGGCTGCTTGCCAATTAAACACATATTCACGCACACCTGTTTGCATCTGGCCAGTCGAAACGGCCACAAGAAGGTAGTAGAAACGCTGCTCGCCGCCGGCGTCGATGTTAACATACTCACCCACGCGGGAAGTGCCCTCCACGAGGCGGCCCTCTGTGGTAAAAAGTCCGTGGTGGTCACTCTGCTCCGGGCCGGAATCTATGTGCATGCCACTGATGGCAACGGACGCACCGCCCTGGACATACTCTCCGATTATCCGCCGCATGTGACCTACGACATTGTGGCCGCCATCAATG AGTTCACCCAGGCGGCAAGGGAACGGCAGAAGCCAGTTGCTGTGGAAAACGGCACACAGTCGCTACCCAAGCGGCTGTTCGAGAAGAACTCGCAGCGCCAGAAGCTACCGCCAAGGCAGAGGAA CTCGCTGGACGTTTTCGCCAAGGCGCCAGAGAACTACCTGCAGATGAAGCCGATTGTGCAGCAAAAGTCCTGCGATGAATTAAACGCCACGGATCTGTGGGCCAACTACAAGCCGGTGTACAAGCAGCACATCCTTCCCAGCTTTCGCACTTGCAGCGACTTCTCCAACGAATCGGTTCCATCGAGGTCGTACGAGTACATTAATTTGGTGAAGAACGGATCCACCAGCGACGAGAACTCCGCCAGCACCAGTAGCAACT CTGCGGTGCGTCAACAAGCGGTGGCTTCGTATGTGGAGATGACGTTGCCATCGCCACCGGTTCCCAAACCACGCACTCGAATAAACGGCGAATACAACGACTATGCGAATCTGGTGCCCATAGACGAAGGCAGCTGTGTGGCAGCTGTGCCTGTggataataacaataacagcaaTGGTAATGCCAACGGCATTGGCAAGAAATTGCGATCGGTTCGCCATTCGCCCACGCCGGATTATCCGCCACCCACGGTCACGGAGGCGGAGCACACGATCTTCAACTTCATTCGGCCGGTGACGCTGCGCAAGAACAGCTTTCTAGAAACGGGGGAATCCCAGCGGACCACCACCACCTCGGTGAACTCTGACCAGGTGGAGGAGTACGTGGCCGACAACCCTTTCGCTGGACTGTTTAAGGGATCCACTCTGAACTTGTCCGCTGATGCGGTAGATGGTAAGGTTTCGATGCCCATAGATCGGGAGTTTCTCCGATCGCCCAGCATGGTGAGATCGGCACACGCACAAAATCACCGACGCAGCCTGTCCAGGCAGCGATTCTCCGCATTGGGAGAGGACTTCAGTGCCTCTCGAGTTTGGGCCGAGATCGATACGATATTCGAGAACATCGGCAACGAAGTGTCCACAGTGGAGCAGAAAGAAGTCGATGAGGTGTTAGATGACCCACCAACCCGGTCCTTGGAGGACTCCCGCCAATCGTTGTACATTAGAGATCCGGCGGAGCTGCTATTGGGCAGAAAACAGAGCTCCACCTCCAATTGGTGCCACTCTCCATACAAACTGATCCATGGAGAAATACGATATTCCCTGTTT TATCTCGGCTCGACGGTAATACGAAAGCTGCAAGGCACCCTGTCAACTCGGAAATCCATTCAGAAACTAAAGATTGATGAGAACATGAAGTCGGCGGCGAGTGTAAGTGATTTCAGTTTGCTGGAGAACTGCACCACGTCCACAAAGTATCTAAAGGCTGCCAATCTCCAGACGCGTCTCAATGTGGACATTGCCGTTTCCTGCATCGGCGTTAAGTTCATAGATCACGAGAAAAAG ACTGCCATTTGTTGCCATGATATTGAGAATATTAATTGCGTTTGCCAGGATTCGGAGGATTTGCGCTACTTTGCCTACATAACCAAAGAGCAGGATCTGCACTATTGCCACGTCTTTATGGTGGATagcttg GAGCTGGCCAAGGAAATCATTCTGACACTGGGACAGGCCTTTGAGGTTGCCTATCAACTAGCTTTGAGCAGACAGGGAACGCCCCTGAACTAG
- the LOC128266448 gene encoding ankyrin repeat and sterile alpha motif domain-containing protein 1B isoform X2 — MGKDQHLLEASRGGDIKTVDKLLDHPSKRHGPLSSFRRSPSINCQDMNGYTSLHHACLNGHGDIVRLLLAHHALLDVPDIRGSTPLFLAAWAGHQDIVKMLLMHTPTGANPNAQTIENETPLHSGAQHGHNAVVAILLSYGADPAIRNNSFQTALDLAAQFGRLQVVQTLLRVCPDLILPYKRLGSDDEEEELLGCLPIKHIFTHTCLHLASRNGHKKVVETLLAAGVDVNILTHAGSALHEAALCGKKSVVVTLLRAGIYVHATDGNGRTALDILSDYPPHVTYDIVAAINEFTQAARERQKPVAVENGTQSLPKRLFEKNSQRQKLPPRQRKKQHDHPVNNGLSHSLSSLDVFAKAPENYLQMKPIVQQKSCDELNATDLWANYKPVYKQHILPSFRTCSDFSNESVPSRSYEYINLVKNGSTSDENSASTSSNSAVRQQAVASYVEMTLPSPPVPKPRTRINGEYNDYANLVPIDEGSCVAAVPVDNNNNSNGNANGIGKKLRSVRHSPTPDYPPPTVTEAEHTIFNFIRPVTLRKNSFLETGESQRTTTTSVNSDQVEEYVADNPFAGLFKGSTLNLSADAVDGKVSMPIDREFLRSPSMVRSAHAQNHRRSLSRQRFSALGEDFSASRVWAEIDTIFENIGNEVSTVEQKEVDEVLDDPPTRSLEDSRQSLYIRDPAELLLGRKQSSTSNWCHSPYKLIHGEIRYSLFYLGSTVIRKLQGTLSTRKSIQKLKIDENMKSAASVSDFSLLENCTTSTKYLKAANLQTRLNVDIAVSCIGVKFIDHEKKTAICCHDIENINCVCQDSEDLRYFAYITKEQDLHYCHVFMVDSLELAKEIILTLGQAFEVAYQLALSRQGTPLN, encoded by the exons ATGGGCAAGGATCAACATTTGCTGGAGGCATCCCGTGGGGGCGACATCAAGACGGTGGACAAACTGCTGGATCACCCGAGCAAGCGACATGGCCCCTTGTCCAG CTTTCGGCGCAGCCCCAGCATAAACTGTCAGGACATGAATGGCTACACCTCTCTGCACCATGCCTGCCTAAATGGCCATGGGGACATTGTGCGACTACTCCTCGCCCACCATGCCCTGCTGGATGTCCCCGATATTCGCGGATCCACGCCCCTTTTTCTGGCCGCCTGGGCGGGGCACCAGGACATTGTCAAGATGCTGCTGATGCACACGCCCACGGGCGCGAATCCCAATGCCCAAACCATCGAAAACGAGACACCGTTGCATTCGGGTGCCCAGCATGGACACAATGCCGTGGTAGCCATCCTGCTGTCCTACGGTGCAGATCCCGCCATACGCAACAATAGCTTTCAAACGGCCCTGGACTTGGCCGCCCAATTTGGCCGCCTGCAAGTGGTTCAAACTCTGCTACGCGTTTGTCCTGACCTCATATTGCCTTACAAACGTTTGGGGTCGGACGACGAGGAAGAGGAGCTTCTGGGCTGCTTGCCAATTAAACACATATTCACGCACACCTGTTTGCATCTGGCCAGTCGAAACGGCCACAAGAAGGTAGTAGAAACGCTGCTCGCCGCCGGCGTCGATGTTAACATACTCACCCACGCGGGAAGTGCCCTCCACGAGGCGGCCCTCTGTGGTAAAAAGTCCGTGGTGGTCACTCTGCTCCGGGCCGGAATCTATGTGCATGCCACTGATGGCAACGGACGCACCGCCCTGGACATACTCTCCGATTATCCGCCGCATGTGACCTACGACATTGTGGCCGCCATCAATG AGTTCACCCAGGCGGCAAGGGAACGGCAGAAGCCAGTTGCTGTGGAAAACGGCACACAGTCGCTACCCAAGCGGCTGTTCGAGAAGAACTCGCAGCGCCAGAAGCTACCGCCAAGGCAGAGGAA AAAGCAACATGATCACCCAGTCAACAACGGACTTTCGCACTCTTTAAGCTCGCTGGACGTTTTCGCCAAGGCGCCAGAGAACTACCTGCAGATGAAGCCGATTGTGCAGCAAAAGTCCTGCGATGAATTAAACGCCACGGATCTGTGGGCCAACTACAAGCCGGTGTACAAGCAGCACATCCTTCCCAGCTTTCGCACTTGCAGCGACTTCTCCAACGAATCGGTTCCATCGAGGTCGTACGAGTACATTAATTTGGTGAAGAACGGATCCACCAGCGACGAGAACTCCGCCAGCACCAGTAGCAACT CTGCGGTGCGTCAACAAGCGGTGGCTTCGTATGTGGAGATGACGTTGCCATCGCCACCGGTTCCCAAACCACGCACTCGAATAAACGGCGAATACAACGACTATGCGAATCTGGTGCCCATAGACGAAGGCAGCTGTGTGGCAGCTGTGCCTGTggataataacaataacagcaaTGGTAATGCCAACGGCATTGGCAAGAAATTGCGATCGGTTCGCCATTCGCCCACGCCGGATTATCCGCCACCCACGGTCACGGAGGCGGAGCACACGATCTTCAACTTCATTCGGCCGGTGACGCTGCGCAAGAACAGCTTTCTAGAAACGGGGGAATCCCAGCGGACCACCACCACCTCGGTGAACTCTGACCAGGTGGAGGAGTACGTGGCCGACAACCCTTTCGCTGGACTGTTTAAGGGATCCACTCTGAACTTGTCCGCTGATGCGGTAGATGGTAAGGTTTCGATGCCCATAGATCGGGAGTTTCTCCGATCGCCCAGCATGGTGAGATCGGCACACGCACAAAATCACCGACGCAGCCTGTCCAGGCAGCGATTCTCCGCATTGGGAGAGGACTTCAGTGCCTCTCGAGTTTGGGCCGAGATCGATACGATATTCGAGAACATCGGCAACGAAGTGTCCACAGTGGAGCAGAAAGAAGTCGATGAGGTGTTAGATGACCCACCAACCCGGTCCTTGGAGGACTCCCGCCAATCGTTGTACATTAGAGATCCGGCGGAGCTGCTATTGGGCAGAAAACAGAGCTCCACCTCCAATTGGTGCCACTCTCCATACAAACTGATCCATGGAGAAATACGATATTCCCTGTTT TATCTCGGCTCGACGGTAATACGAAAGCTGCAAGGCACCCTGTCAACTCGGAAATCCATTCAGAAACTAAAGATTGATGAGAACATGAAGTCGGCGGCGAGTGTAAGTGATTTCAGTTTGCTGGAGAACTGCACCACGTCCACAAAGTATCTAAAGGCTGCCAATCTCCAGACGCGTCTCAATGTGGACATTGCCGTTTCCTGCATCGGCGTTAAGTTCATAGATCACGAGAAAAAG ACTGCCATTTGTTGCCATGATATTGAGAATATTAATTGCGTTTGCCAGGATTCGGAGGATTTGCGCTACTTTGCCTACATAACCAAAGAGCAGGATCTGCACTATTGCCACGTCTTTATGGTGGATagcttg GAGCTGGCCAAGGAAATCATTCTGACACTGGGACAGGCCTTTGAGGTTGCCTATCAACTAGCTTTGAGCAGACAGGGAACGCCCCTGAACTAG
- the LOC128266448 gene encoding ankyrin repeat and sterile alpha motif domain-containing protein 1B isoform X1 — translation MGKDQHLLEASRGGDIKTVDKLLDHPSKRHGPLSSFRRSPSINCQDMNGYTSLHHACLNGHGDIVRLLLAHHALLDVPDIRGSTPLFLAAWAGHQDIVKMLLMHTPTGANPNAQTIENETPLHSGAQHGHNAVVAILLSYGADPAIRNNSFQTALDLAAQFGRLQVVQTLLRVCPDLILPYKRLGSDDEEEELLGCLPIKHIFTHTCLHLASRNGHKKVVETLLAAGVDVNILTHAGSALHEAALCGKKSVVVTLLRAGIYVHATDGNGRTALDILSDYPPHVTYDIVAAINEFTQAARERQKPVAVENGTQSLPKRLFEKNSQRQKLPPRQRNRKQHDHPVNNGLSHSLSSLDVFAKAPENYLQMKPIVQQKSCDELNATDLWANYKPVYKQHILPSFRTCSDFSNESVPSRSYEYINLVKNGSTSDENSASTSSNSAVRQQAVASYVEMTLPSPPVPKPRTRINGEYNDYANLVPIDEGSCVAAVPVDNNNNSNGNANGIGKKLRSVRHSPTPDYPPPTVTEAEHTIFNFIRPVTLRKNSFLETGESQRTTTTSVNSDQVEEYVADNPFAGLFKGSTLNLSADAVDGKVSMPIDREFLRSPSMVRSAHAQNHRRSLSRQRFSALGEDFSASRVWAEIDTIFENIGNEVSTVEQKEVDEVLDDPPTRSLEDSRQSLYIRDPAELLLGRKQSSTSNWCHSPYKLIHGEIRYSLFYLGSTVIRKLQGTLSTRKSIQKLKIDENMKSAASVSDFSLLENCTTSTKYLKAANLQTRLNVDIAVSCIGVKFIDHEKKTAICCHDIENINCVCQDSEDLRYFAYITKEQDLHYCHVFMVDSLELAKEIILTLGQAFEVAYQLALSRQGTPLN, via the exons ATGGGCAAGGATCAACATTTGCTGGAGGCATCCCGTGGGGGCGACATCAAGACGGTGGACAAACTGCTGGATCACCCGAGCAAGCGACATGGCCCCTTGTCCAG CTTTCGGCGCAGCCCCAGCATAAACTGTCAGGACATGAATGGCTACACCTCTCTGCACCATGCCTGCCTAAATGGCCATGGGGACATTGTGCGACTACTCCTCGCCCACCATGCCCTGCTGGATGTCCCCGATATTCGCGGATCCACGCCCCTTTTTCTGGCCGCCTGGGCGGGGCACCAGGACATTGTCAAGATGCTGCTGATGCACACGCCCACGGGCGCGAATCCCAATGCCCAAACCATCGAAAACGAGACACCGTTGCATTCGGGTGCCCAGCATGGACACAATGCCGTGGTAGCCATCCTGCTGTCCTACGGTGCAGATCCCGCCATACGCAACAATAGCTTTCAAACGGCCCTGGACTTGGCCGCCCAATTTGGCCGCCTGCAAGTGGTTCAAACTCTGCTACGCGTTTGTCCTGACCTCATATTGCCTTACAAACGTTTGGGGTCGGACGACGAGGAAGAGGAGCTTCTGGGCTGCTTGCCAATTAAACACATATTCACGCACACCTGTTTGCATCTGGCCAGTCGAAACGGCCACAAGAAGGTAGTAGAAACGCTGCTCGCCGCCGGCGTCGATGTTAACATACTCACCCACGCGGGAAGTGCCCTCCACGAGGCGGCCCTCTGTGGTAAAAAGTCCGTGGTGGTCACTCTGCTCCGGGCCGGAATCTATGTGCATGCCACTGATGGCAACGGACGCACCGCCCTGGACATACTCTCCGATTATCCGCCGCATGTGACCTACGACATTGTGGCCGCCATCAATG AGTTCACCCAGGCGGCAAGGGAACGGCAGAAGCCAGTTGCTGTGGAAAACGGCACACAGTCGCTACCCAAGCGGCTGTTCGAGAAGAACTCGCAGCGCCAGAAGCTACCGCCAAGGCAGAGGAA TAGAAAGCAACATGATCACCCAGTCAACAACGGACTTTCGCACTCTTTAAGCTCGCTGGACGTTTTCGCCAAGGCGCCAGAGAACTACCTGCAGATGAAGCCGATTGTGCAGCAAAAGTCCTGCGATGAATTAAACGCCACGGATCTGTGGGCCAACTACAAGCCGGTGTACAAGCAGCACATCCTTCCCAGCTTTCGCACTTGCAGCGACTTCTCCAACGAATCGGTTCCATCGAGGTCGTACGAGTACATTAATTTGGTGAAGAACGGATCCACCAGCGACGAGAACTCCGCCAGCACCAGTAGCAACT CTGCGGTGCGTCAACAAGCGGTGGCTTCGTATGTGGAGATGACGTTGCCATCGCCACCGGTTCCCAAACCACGCACTCGAATAAACGGCGAATACAACGACTATGCGAATCTGGTGCCCATAGACGAAGGCAGCTGTGTGGCAGCTGTGCCTGTggataataacaataacagcaaTGGTAATGCCAACGGCATTGGCAAGAAATTGCGATCGGTTCGCCATTCGCCCACGCCGGATTATCCGCCACCCACGGTCACGGAGGCGGAGCACACGATCTTCAACTTCATTCGGCCGGTGACGCTGCGCAAGAACAGCTTTCTAGAAACGGGGGAATCCCAGCGGACCACCACCACCTCGGTGAACTCTGACCAGGTGGAGGAGTACGTGGCCGACAACCCTTTCGCTGGACTGTTTAAGGGATCCACTCTGAACTTGTCCGCTGATGCGGTAGATGGTAAGGTTTCGATGCCCATAGATCGGGAGTTTCTCCGATCGCCCAGCATGGTGAGATCGGCACACGCACAAAATCACCGACGCAGCCTGTCCAGGCAGCGATTCTCCGCATTGGGAGAGGACTTCAGTGCCTCTCGAGTTTGGGCCGAGATCGATACGATATTCGAGAACATCGGCAACGAAGTGTCCACAGTGGAGCAGAAAGAAGTCGATGAGGTGTTAGATGACCCACCAACCCGGTCCTTGGAGGACTCCCGCCAATCGTTGTACATTAGAGATCCGGCGGAGCTGCTATTGGGCAGAAAACAGAGCTCCACCTCCAATTGGTGCCACTCTCCATACAAACTGATCCATGGAGAAATACGATATTCCCTGTTT TATCTCGGCTCGACGGTAATACGAAAGCTGCAAGGCACCCTGTCAACTCGGAAATCCATTCAGAAACTAAAGATTGATGAGAACATGAAGTCGGCGGCGAGTGTAAGTGATTTCAGTTTGCTGGAGAACTGCACCACGTCCACAAAGTATCTAAAGGCTGCCAATCTCCAGACGCGTCTCAATGTGGACATTGCCGTTTCCTGCATCGGCGTTAAGTTCATAGATCACGAGAAAAAG ACTGCCATTTGTTGCCATGATATTGAGAATATTAATTGCGTTTGCCAGGATTCGGAGGATTTGCGCTACTTTGCCTACATAACCAAAGAGCAGGATCTGCACTATTGCCACGTCTTTATGGTGGATagcttg GAGCTGGCCAAGGAAATCATTCTGACACTGGGACAGGCCTTTGAGGTTGCCTATCAACTAGCTTTGAGCAGACAGGGAACGCCCCTGAACTAG